The Deinococcus malanensis DNA window TCATCGTGGCCCACCCGCACCATCCAGGCCAGTGCGATGCACAGCAAGCCGAACAGCCTGGAGATCCGGTCCGCTGCCGTCCTGTGCGTGGATTCCAGATTCAACCCGCGCGACTTTAAAGCAGAGAAGGTGCTTTCAATTCCCCACCTCTTACGGTACGTTCGGAGTACGTCCAGCACGGGCAAA harbors:
- a CDS encoding transposase; translated protein: LPVLDVLRTYRKRWGIESTFSALKSRGLNLESTHRTAADRISRLFGLLCIALAWMVRVGHDEQGTDLLTVDKRGRPARSRARMGWTHLSQAVRWAQDAFWAHLELLNTPFPAPDTQKFRSVSC